The Nicotiana tomentosiformis chromosome 9, ASM39032v3, whole genome shotgun sequence genome contains the following window.
TCCCACTTCACAAGTAACCATCCACATCTCCACAATATTTTTGaaatggatttttttttttttttgaaatggcACATCTCCACAATATTGGACTGGACTTCAGGGACGACTGGTCAAAACATTTCGGGACGGATGAGGAATCAACTTCGCACTCACCACCCCACCCCCTTTTACATTTTCATTTATCCGTGAAGTACAATCTAGAGCAAGCAGGGCTTAAGAGATACAACATAAATCATCTACAGATAGACAGACTGGGCTCTCTATTCTTATTGTCTTAGCGTGTTTTATAGTTTATACAGATCAAACCTTCACTTTAGTGAAGATACAGTTACTAAATTTTAGACTCCAACTGTAAAATATCAGGACAGCAAGTTGCTGAAAAAAGGAACAGAAATGGGAGTGAAATAAATAACTGGTGGAGCTAAATTAGACTTAAGAGACCATATTATATACTAACTCATCAATACAGCAGAATAATGCAGCCTACAACCTCCATTTCAGTAACTAATTATATTCTGGTGCCTATTAAAAATGTGAGAAAAAATCTGCCTGTATCAAACGTTGCATGACAAGCGACGAAGCTGCAAGGGATGTGAAGAAACAGTGCCCAGTAGCATGTCTCATGTGTCAACTTCAGAAACTATTACTATATCATGCAATAATCTTTTTTAGATTTGTACAACAGACAATGTAAATAACATCTAATCTAGTCATTCAATTTCCAGAGTACAACTGCTTCTACTCCATGTGGATAAGATTGAGTTAAGAGTGGCACATTTTAAATGCATTCTCAGTATTCTGTGTAAACACATATTGATTGCACTTGGAAATTAAAAAACCAGGCTCCCAAAATAATACTACATATTATCCAACTTCAAAGTTCTCAAAGTTTCTTCTTGTTTGACCATGAGTATAACAACTTCAATCATCTAAAACAGGATAGACTGAGAACTTTCGAAAGTCTGTGTTAAAACAAAACTAAATCCTCAAAgtaatagagatacaaaggctaaATTTTAGTACCAGTGAAAGAGATCAGGCGCCAAGTTGCCGAAAAGTATTACAGAAACAGCAGTGAAATAAATATTGTAACATTGTTGAGCAGTGGACTGATAGATAGTACTTTCAACCATAGCTCATAGCAGAGGTACGAGGGTGGAGCCAGGATGGGGATATTAGGAATTACAGAGCTAACATGGAAAATTATAAAGAGTAACTCTCACCTGCTTGAGCTAAACTAGAGTTTGAGACCAAACTTTCAACTAAATCATTAATATACCAGGCAAATGCTGCCTAAAACCTCCATTCAATAACTATGCTCTTTAAAAGAATGTGAATATAAATCTGTGCAGAAATCACTGATCAAAAAAGGAATCTGTGCACAACTTGGTAGTTACTAGCAAACAAAAATTTCAAACAAGTGGATGTGAAGAGTAGACGGTAAAGATTGGACCCAAGTTCCAAGTAGGAGAAGCTGCATTTTTGGCTTACCAGGACATCACGCAAAACAGTGCATAGATAAAAAAACCCAACTCTTTATTCAACATAAGGAACCAAAAAATTAGGACAGCTTAAGAAAAGTACTTAGTTCATAAATAAACCAATTATAGATCTCTTAAGAAAACAAACATATATGTCAACTAGCTAGCATAAATGAAGATGAATGAAATGTACTTCAGACTCGATTGCAGGCATTGATATAAAAACCAACTTATGTATACTTGAGTTCTACGTCAAGAAGAAGGTGCTTAAAGTGATGAAACTACAGTCACAATCACAATATGTGATTTTAATTGCAGAAGTATACCAAGTTAGGCGTAGACCATACATAACTTTACTACATTAACATGGTGGGATCCGTTTACCCGCTCCATGATAATAAAATCCAACGGTTGATATGATGCACTAGGATAAGAGATTGAAAAAAAAACATGCATTACTTAGCTCACTAGAAGGACATGGCTTTGAAATCAATATTCAAGATTGCCCATTACAACACTACAAACTGGTATCTTGTCAAACTTCACCAAAAGTTCACAACTTTATTCTTGAATATGTTTAACTACACAGGAAGCCATACCCAAAATGAAATGCAGATGAAACGcataagaaaattttaaaaatcaaacAAAAATATGGTTATGAAACcttgaaaacaaaacagaaacgTTCCTATAAGTATAAAGATGGTAACTTTCTTTTTGATGACCCAGAAATCTATACGGGCCCAATCTTTAGGACCAACCACAGACTTCAAAACTCAGGGATATTGGGCgcgcccctctacccttctccacttaaataccaggcttaGTTCCTAAGTATTTTTAAGCTTGACAATTTTTACAAAAAGGTCCTAAATAAACTGTGCAAATTAGGCATTCTTTTTAATCAATCTTTGTTCCAATCCACACATTAGGCAAAAAATTCTAAACCCCTTTAGCATTCTAAAACCCTAAAGTTAAAATCTTTGACAAACAATGGTAAATTATCAACAAAAAGAACTGCAACACAAGTAAAAATCTGAAAGGAGAAAAAGGGAGTTACTACTTACTATTCAGTGACATCTTCAAGAACCATATTAACATAAACATCAAAGCCTCTAAGGGTACCAACTAGCTCCTTATCCCCCTTCATTATCACCCATATCTTTGACCCAATGCAACGATCAATCAACTCTGCAAAATTAAAACTCAAAAACCCAAtttcagaagaaaaaaaaaatatcaagAAACGTTAAAAATTGAATAAAGAGGTTAAAATCATAGTTAATAAAGCTCCTTAGGAGGGAAATTACCAGATGGAAGAAgctgagaagggttgtttgaAGACATTGGGAAATTTCCCAAAAGTTTTTTCTTGCTCTTAAGCTCACAGAACTCAACGATGGTAAAAGCTTGGACAATTGACTGTAGGGACTTTGGGTGTGTTAGGGCGCTTCATAGGACGGGTAAAATTGATATTATTGTATATACTTCCTATTTTTCTTTATGAGCGGGTTGAGTTGGGCCCAACGACAGAAATTCGGGTCGGAAGAATTAAcctataataattaattattcaACTCGGTGCATTACGTTTCATTATTGACGGAATCCGGGGAAGGGTTGAATCACAAAGTTTTATTGTACGCAATCTGagcctgcatttctgcaagatgtTATTTTCACGGCTTGAAACCGCATCAGCATTTCTTCATTATCAATCTTAAATCAGAAGCAAATCCAAAAGAATCCAAAAATTATACAGTGAAATCCAGTTATATAAATGGCTTTCGAAGATTTTCACATGCCATAGCCATACCAGCTCTTTAATATCATCATTTAATGGTCCAACAACTTCTAGCTGAACATTACATCTTTTTGTATTGTATTCTTTTACATGCTTTCATGTTCTAGAGAGACACACTGCAAGCAGATAACACCCTAAATCGTGGTTAGAGTACTGATTTTATAAAACAGATATTAAGATTAAATTAAAAAGGTAACTCACTATTGTTGAATAAGTTTAAAGAAGTGAGTTGGATTTCGAATACGGTTTTTGTAGAAAAAAATTGGTGCGGGTGTTGTTTAGATTTATTGAAAATAGATTTGAGCCGAAGTCGAGCTTCTCTTTACTATAGTTGATTGAAAACTTGAAAAATAGAAGTTCGCCATTAAAGGTTATTCGAAGTTTTAATTTTAGAAATTGGATTTTTCGAGTTTGTTAGTAGTTTGAATTGGGTGTTTTCCAATTGATTGGAAACATCAAGAAGAGTTCAAAACTTAAATTAGAagtgatttggagtagatttgagcTAGATTTCAGTTAAAATTCAGAACAGGCTCAGGGAAGGAGATGAAGTTAGTTTTTGTATAATATTatataatctatatattattaaaatgagagaaaaaagcCCTCTCCTAAAAAAAAAAGGTGgcatcataaaaaaaaaaaaagcaacatgtcataagtagttaataatatatatctatatattattaaaaggagaggaaaaaaccctctccttaagccaagtggcatcatataaaaaaaaatatggcataagtagttaataattagttattgattattatttttgaatttaaatatctatatctatatctatatctatatctatattctaTATTCTATATTCTATATACTAGTATTTATGAACgtgtgttgcacgttaataatggtatctgatgatttaaacatttatttatatgaaagaacaataaaattatattaatgaGAAAagttttatgtataataatacaacaatcagtaaatgccgaaaaatattatcacattagcataatacatgaattaaaataaaaggacatcatcaaaacttacacaaatgatcaattttgaaaTGTTAGTtaaataattatgtattatagtttaaaagtatttaatgtgattgtattttaacgaacacttctttgtggacaatatttttttgtgtatgtttcctcctgaTGCTTTGGTTGCTATGCCTTAAccaaaactcttgttgtcgatcttgatatccctcttgaaagtgcaacatacagttgttcgtgcaagaaaatatattacggcaaaatatagtccaatatttagtatgtttgtccttgtgctttatttattatgtttgcataacataaacatactaaaaattattttcacacaaattaaattagatattccttagtttcgaaaGAAGAAAGTTGAATTCGGgaataagaatatacttagaagcacattgaccagtataataatttttgcatgtaagaCTTTGTTGTCAAAACTTCAATATACCATCCGTGTACTATTACATAAGTTATTCGacgtatctaagtttttcagcAGCACGAtaagcatatttttcttcaaaatcagcctatatacaatggaagatcaattttaacttagtttattatatatacggtgacactaacatatgtAAGAAATAATAAAGTTGACAAACAAAAATATATGGTAGAagaccatttggtattaaagtatttaagtattcttcttggtagtaattattggtatcattttctgctgagtcaaaaacagaaaaatattttgtttttacaataaaattttgcaatcaaccttttatttagttgatcaacatattcgtTTCTGCTAGCttagatatctttttaattctatcatgcgatttgcacaaattgcgttttaatctaatgataaaaatatttctcttattaaatgcaccaCTATTATTAGTGGGATTGATAACAAAGTGTTTAGAAGGAACCAAATCTTTTTTTATTGGATGttcttcttcgtttccg
Protein-coding sequences here:
- the LOC104111726 gene encoding sm-like protein LSM5: MSSNNPSQLLPSELIDRCIGSKIWVIMKGDKELVGTLRGFDVYVNMVLEDVTEYEITPEGKRVTKLDQILLNGNNIAILVPGGSPESE